One stretch of Nitratiruptor tergarcus DSM 16512 DNA includes these proteins:
- a CDS encoding histidine triad nucleotide-binding protein, producing MCIFCKIVAGEIPANKVMENEEFLAFHDINPKAPIHILIIPKHHVENFQSTPPELMAKMTPFIQEVAKKLELDKTGYRLIVNNGEDGGQEVMHLHFHMLGGAKLSWPYLAIEEEAKKYM from the coding sequence ATGTGTATCTTTTGTAAAATAGTTGCTGGTGAAATTCCAGCTAATAAAGTGATGGAAAATGAGGAGTTTTTGGCTTTTCACGATATTAATCCTAAAGCACCTATTCATATTCTCATCATACCAAAACATCATGTAGAAAATTTCCAAAGTACTCCACCTGAACTTATGGCAAAAATGACACCTTTTATTCAGGAGGTAGCCAAAAAATTAGAACTTGATAAAACAGGTTACAGGCTTATAGTCAATAATGGCGAAGATGGGGGACAGGAAGTGATGCATCTACATTTTCACATGCTTGGAGGTGCAAAACTGAGTTGGCCATATCTTGCTATTGAAGAAGAGGCCAAAAAATATATGTAA
- the pheS gene encoding phenylalanine--tRNA ligase subunit alpha: MQDWQTIIAQCQSLDELEKIRIELFGKKGYFAKEFEKLKNVPNEEKPQVAKDLNKAKNSLYSLLQAKKDDLLQKAIQQKLQEDYVDVSLYSPRSLKGAMHPVNYTMDKIIDYFIALNYAIETGPLVEDDFHNFEALNLPKYHPARDMQDTFYFKDGKLLRTHTSPVQIRTMQNQKPPIRMISPGAVFRRDFDLTHTPMFHQVEGLVVDEKGAVSFANLKFLLQDFLHYMFGDVDVRFRPSFFPFTEPSAEVDISCIFCEGEGCRVCSQTGWLEVLGCGMVDPHVFEAVGYEDVSGYAFGLGVERFAMLIHRIGDLRSLFEGDLRLLEQFR; encoded by the coding sequence TTGCAAGATTGGCAAACAATCATAGCGCAATGTCAGTCGCTAGATGAATTAGAAAAAATCAGGATTGAGCTTTTTGGTAAAAAGGGCTATTTTGCTAAAGAGTTTGAAAAGCTTAAAAATGTGCCAAATGAAGAAAAACCACAAGTAGCAAAGGATCTAAATAAAGCCAAAAACTCTCTTTATTCACTTTTGCAAGCAAAGAAAGATGATCTATTGCAAAAAGCGATACAGCAAAAACTTCAAGAAGATTATGTAGATGTATCGCTCTATTCTCCTCGTAGCCTCAAAGGTGCAATGCATCCAGTAAATTATACAATGGATAAGATTATAGACTATTTTATAGCCCTTAATTATGCTATAGAAACAGGTCCTTTGGTGGAAGATGATTTTCACAATTTTGAAGCACTCAATCTTCCAAAATATCATCCAGCAAGAGATATGCAAGATACATTCTATTTTAAAGATGGAAAATTGTTACGTACGCACACCTCTCCTGTACAGATACGGACAATGCAAAATCAAAAACCACCTATTCGTATGATTAGCCCTGGAGCAGTTTTTCGCAGAGATTTTGATCTTACACACACTCCGATGTTCCATCAGGTAGAAGGATTAGTGGTCGATGAAAAGGGAGCAGTGAGCTTTGCTAATTTAAAATTTTTATTACAAGATTTTTTGCATTATATGTTTGGTGATGTTGATGTACGCTTTCGCCCAAGTTTTTTCCCTTTTACTGAACCTAGTGCTGAAGTGGATATAAGTTGTATATTTTGTGAAGGTGAGGGGTGTCGTGTTTGCTCTCAAACTGGATGGTTAGAAGTGCTTGGATGTGGGATGGTAGATCCGCATGTCTTTGAGGCTGTAGGGTATGAAGATGTCAGTGGCTATGCATTTGGTTTAGGTGTAGAGAGATTTGCTATGCTTATTCATAGAATTGGTGATTTGCGTAGCCTTTTTGAAGGAGATTTGCGTCTATTGGAGCAGTTTAGATGA
- the argH gene encoding argininosuccinate lyase has protein sequence MAKLWSGRFEKSASKLLDEFNASLPFDKELYEQDIQGSIAHAKMLAKQGVLSEEEKEAIINGLQKIKEEIESGEFVWDIADEDIHMAIEKRLTQLIGDAGKKLHTARSRNDQVALDFRLYVQKQNQEFIELLKDLIATFVNIAKKTDDVVLPGMTHLQHAQPISFAYHMLAYASMFKRDIERFQSSYERNNYSPLGCAALAGTPHNIDREYTAKELGFKAPTINCLDTVSDRDFALEILFNIATMVMHISRLAEELILWSSYEFKFITISDEYATGSSIMPQKKNPDVPELLRGKTGRSYGNLVSLLTVMKGLPLAYNKDMQEDKEGVFDSVKHAKISVIILNEVLKTMKINKENMLKAAKTGHLTATDLADYLVEKVGIPFREAHFITGKAVALAEHKGKDISELTYEELKSIDERIGKDVLEYLNLINSMNARNSYGATSKEQVRKQIAYFEEFLRKA, from the coding sequence ATGGCAAAGCTTTGGTCAGGCCGCTTTGAAAAGAGTGCAAGTAAACTTCTTGATGAATTTAATGCAAGTCTTCCATTTGATAAAGAGCTTTATGAACAAGATATTCAAGGATCTATCGCTCATGCTAAGATGTTAGCTAAACAGGGTGTTTTGAGTGAAGAAGAGAAAGAGGCAATTATTAATGGCTTGCAAAAGATTAAAGAAGAGATAGAGTCAGGTGAGTTTGTATGGGATATAGCTGATGAAGATATTCATATGGCAATTGAGAAGAGACTCACACAACTTATTGGTGATGCTGGAAAAAAGCTTCACACTGCACGCAGCCGCAATGATCAAGTTGCTCTTGACTTTAGACTTTATGTACAAAAACAAAATCAAGAATTTATAGAGCTCCTTAAAGACCTTATCGCTACATTTGTAAATATTGCGAAGAAAACTGATGATGTTGTGTTGCCTGGTATGACCCATTTACAACATGCGCAGCCAATAAGTTTTGCATACCATATGCTAGCCTACGCCTCAATGTTTAAAAGAGATATTGAGCGGTTTCAAAGCTCTTATGAACGTAATAATTATTCTCCATTAGGATGTGCGGCACTTGCAGGAACTCCTCATAATATTGATAGAGAATATACAGCTAAAGAATTAGGTTTTAAGGCACCGACAATCAACTGTCTTGATACGGTAAGTGATAGAGATTTTGCACTTGAAATACTCTTTAATATTGCTACAATGGTGATGCATATATCAAGACTTGCTGAAGAACTAATTTTATGGAGTAGCTATGAATTTAAATTTATTACTATTAGTGATGAATATGCTACTGGAAGTTCGATCATGCCACAAAAGAAAAACCCGGATGTTCCTGAGCTCTTACGGGGAAAAACAGGAAGAAGTTATGGAAATCTTGTGAGTCTTTTGACAGTAATGAAAGGTTTGCCACTAGCATATAATAAAGATATGCAAGAAGATAAAGAGGGGGTTTTTGATAGCGTAAAACATGCAAAGATATCTGTGATTATTCTCAATGAAGTTTTAAAAACTATGAAGATCAACAAAGAAAATATGCTTAAAGCTGCAAAAACCGGCCATTTAACTGCAACTGACTTAGCCGATTACTTAGTGGAAAAGGTTGGCATCCCTTTTCGTGAAGCACATTTTATAACGGGCAAGGCGGTAGCACTGGCTGAACATAAAGGCAAAGATATCTCTGAACTTACCTATGAAGAGCTTAAAAGTATTGATGAGAGAATTGGAAAAGATGTTTTAGAGTACCTTAATCTTATCAATTCTATGAATGCACGTAACTCCTATGGAGCAACTTCAAAAGAGCAAGTAAGAAAGCAGATTGCATATTTTGAAGAGTTTTTACGTAAAGCCTAG